In the Terriglobales bacterium genome, CACCTTGCGCGTCGCCTTGCTGATTCAGCACCGCCGCCAGCGTGGTGTGCGCGCCGGCAAAATCAGGTTGAAGTTCGATCGCTTTCCTCAGCGCACTGGCCGCCCTGGGCAGATCACCTGCCTGCTTGTACACGGTTCCCAACGTGTAGTACGCCTCGGCATAATCGGGCTTCAGGCGGATGACTTCGTTGAGTTCCTTAGCCGCTTCATCGAACTTGCCGCTCTGCCAAAGCGTGACGCCGATCGTGTAGTGAGGATCGGGAAGGTTGGGATTTAGCGCAATCGTCTTGCGCAGCTCTTCGAGAGCTGACGGAATATCGTCCTTCAGCTTGTACGCAAGTCCTAGATTGTAGTGAAGCTCGGCATTGGCCGGAGCAATCTTCAATCCCTCTTGATACTGTCGAATGGCCTCTTCAAAGTCTGCCTTCCCTAAGTATGCCGCTCCCAAATTGTTTCTGAAACTGCTGTCGCTCGGAGCAAGAGCGATCGCCTGCTGAAATTCTTGAATTGCGTTATCGACTTGTGCGGTTTGCAGCAGGGCCAAGCCCAGATTGTTGTGTGCCTCAGCTTCACTGGGCTGAAGGGTAATGGCTGCACGGAACGAACTAATCGCCAGTGACGTGTCTCCTGCTCTTTGCGCGAGCAATCCAAGGCGCGTCTGCACCATTGCCACATTCGGAACAAGCTTGGACGCGGTTGCATATTCGCTGAGCGCGCCTCTTGAGTCATGTTCCGCCTCCAGGATCGTCGCCAAATAAAAATGAGCCAGTCCATCTCCAGGATTGATTTGCACGGCTTGCGAAATAAATGGCTTCGCTTCTTGCGCTTTTCCGGAATCAAGAAAAGTGACTCCCAGGTGCAGAAGCGCCGGCTGATATCGCGAGTCCAAATCCAGCGCGGCTCGAAACTCTTTTTCCGCCTCGGGATACTTCTTCTCCTGCGCCAGCAACGAACCAAGCGCATCGTGGAGCTCAGGGCGGTTCGGGGCAAGTTCCAGCGCCCTCTGCATCTCAGCGAGCGCCTCAGGCGATTCACCGTTTGCACTGAGGACCCGCGCTAGTGCTTCATGCGCCTCAGACTGTTGCGGAGCAAGCTGGACTCCAGTCCTCAACTCAGCAATGGCAGCATCTTTTTCGCCATGCAACGAGAGCGCTTGGCCCAGGTACACGTGACCGATTGCAAGCTCTGGTTTCAGGCGCGTAACGGATCTCAGATGAGGAATGGCAGCGTCTATCTCTCCTTGCTGTAGGAGGATTTGCCCGAGTGCGTTTTGTGCGTCCGTGTCGCGTGGGTTCACCTTCACTGCGCTCTCAAATTCAAAGCGAGCGGTCTTGAAATCGCCCGACCGCCAGGCGGTTAAGCCCTTCTGATAGTGGTTCTCTCGAGTAGGCGCGTGAGTCTGGCTTTGCGCAAAAGAAATTGAAGCTAACCCAAAGGCGATAGTCAGAAGGAGTCGGGAACCGCAGAATGCGTTAGGAACCGGCACGGAGTTGGAGAAGGAGCGATACCTGCTACTTTATCAGGCACACCGAACAATCGTGAGACTTCACGACCTGCCGCCCTGTGCATCGGGTTGAAACTGGCTCAGGACAAATCGCAGCTAAAATGGCTCGAATGCTTCCTAGCGGTCGAACCATCGGCTCACTTCTGCTCCTTGTATCGTTCTCTCCCGTCCAGGCACAAGCGCCCAAGCCGCAGAAGCCTGTCGCCGACTTTCAAGATGTCGCCGAGAAAGCTGGTCTGAAATTCGAGATCGTCTCCGGCGACAAAGAAAGCAAGAAATACATTATCGAGACCACCGGTACGGGCGTCGCGATTATTGACTACGACAACGACGGCTGGCCCGACATCTTCATCGTCAACGGAACCACTCTCGACGCGAAGCCTGACGGCCCGTCGCCTACCAGCCATTTATTTCACAACAACCACGATGGAACCTTCACCGACGTGACGGAGAGGGCCGGCCTTCGGTCGAGTGGCTGGGGACAGGGTGTCTGCGCGGGCGACTACGACAATGACGGCTTCGACGACCTGTACGTGACCTACTACGGCAAGAACCGCCTTTATCACAACATGGGAAATGGCACGTTCAAGGAAGTAGCCGACGCTGCGGGTGTTTCAGGAACGGGCAAAGAGTGGGGCACAGGGTGCGCGTTCGTTGACTACGATCGCGATGGGCTTCTCGACATCGTTGTCGCCAACTATGTCGATTTCGATCTCGCCAATACTCCGGCTCCGGGCCAGGGCACGTCATGCATGTGGAAAGGCGTTCCCGTGATGTGCGGCCCCCGCGGCTTGAAGAGTGCGCCGAATGTGCTGTACCACAACCTTGGCAACGGCAAATTTGAGGATGTAAGCAAGAAAGCCGGCATCGATAAGACCTCTGGCCATTACGCGTTCAGCGTTTCGACCATCGACTTCGATGACGACGGCTGGCCCGACATCTACGTCGCCTGCGACAGCACGCCCAGCATTCTCTACCGCAATAATCACGACGGAACATTTACCGATGTCGCCGTCGTTGCAGGCGCAGCCTTCAACGAAGACGGACGCGAACAGGCCGGCATGGGATCCACGGTCGGTGACTTTGATGGCGATGGCAAGCTCGACATCTTCAAAACCAATTTCTCCGACGACAGCTCCACGCTGTACCGCAATA is a window encoding:
- a CDS encoding CRTAC1 family protein, translated to MARMLPSGRTIGSLLLLVSFSPVQAQAPKPQKPVADFQDVAEKAGLKFEIVSGDKESKKYIIETTGTGVAIIDYDNDGWPDIFIVNGTTLDAKPDGPSPTSHLFHNNHDGTFTDVTERAGLRSSGWGQGVCAGDYDNDGFDDLYVTYYGKNRLYHNMGNGTFKEVADAAGVSGTGKEWGTGCAFVDYDRDGLLDIVVANYVDFDLANTPAPGQGTSCMWKGVPVMCGPRGLKSAPNVLYHNLGNGKFEDVSKKAGIDKTSGHYAFSVSTIDFDDDGWPDIYVACDSTPSILYRNNHDGTFTDVAVVAGAAFNEDGREQAGMGSTVGDFDGDGKLDIFKTNFSDDSSTLYRNNGDGTFTDATYSSGLGLHTQYLGWGTMFLDFDNDGWPDLLLVNGHVYPEVDKYKLGSDYQEPRILYHNTGKGTFEDVSSAAGPAILRKASGRGLAIGDLWNNGKISAVITNMGQAPSLLMNQMSYPNHWIAIKAVGTKSNRDGIGARITVKTGGRIFADEVRSGSSYNSSNDMRVHFGLGTAARIDSLEVRWPGGLVESFDAKVDTINTVREGSGKLTAKTAGTRKPPG
- a CDS encoding tetratricopeptide repeat protein, with the protein product MPVPNAFCGSRLLLTIAFGLASISFAQSQTHAPTRENHYQKGLTAWRSGDFKTARFEFESAVKVNPRDTDAQNALGQILLQQGEIDAAIPHLRSVTRLKPELAIGHVYLGQALSLHGEKDAAIAELRTGVQLAPQQSEAHEALARVLSANGESPEALAEMQRALELAPNRPELHDALGSLLAQEKKYPEAEKEFRAALDLDSRYQPALLHLGVTFLDSGKAQEAKPFISQAVQINPGDGLAHFYLATILEAEHDSRGALSEYATASKLVPNVAMVQTRLGLLAQRAGDTSLAISSFRAAITLQPSEAEAHNNLGLALLQTAQVDNAIQEFQQAIALAPSDSSFRNNLGAAYLGKADFEEAIRQYQEGLKIAPANAELHYNLGLAYKLKDDIPSALEELRKTIALNPNLPDPHYTIGVTLWQSGKFDEAAKELNEVIRLKPDYAEAYYTLGTVYKQAGDLPRAASALRKAIELQPDFAGAHTTLAAVLNQQGDAQGAAAERKLGAQLTQEKMTLQTATFATNSGTKLMNAGDLDGAITQFESAIKADSSYAPAHQQLAVALDRKGEKERAEKEREVFKKLQEGGSLRK